The genomic interval GCCCTGACGGGGCGAACGAAGATGGTCGACTACCTGCTCTCGGCCGGCGCCGAACCCCGGATGGCTGATGCGAGTGGTAATACGGCGAAGACGCTGGCCGCGAAGCAAGGAGCCGCGGAAGTGGTGCGGTTGATCGAAGCAGTTACGAAGCGGCAGCGAAAAGATGAGCAGTGACTGCGGCAGCGCCGTGTGATGGGATCGAAGAGTCATAACGTCCGTACCCGCTCCTACGCGGGTACGGCGTTGGTTCGTTCGGGTTACTTCTTTCCAGTCGCCGTCAATTTCAAATCGTACGCCCCGGGCTGTGGGTGTTCGACGATCTCGATCGTGAGCGGCGTTCTGTTGGGATTGAGGTACTTGGGATCGATCTTGAAAGCCGGCTGGCCCGGGAAAACCGGCGGCGCGCCGACCATGTTCGCCCGCACGCTGACCTTGTACCACCCGAGCGGAATCCCCGAGCCCGAGTCGGAACGGGTGATCCCTGCCGTCTGGAGTTCAAACCGGCCGCCCCGGATCGGGCTCGTGCAACTTACCTGGGCCGTGTTCCCCCTGGACACGTCCGGGTCGAAGGACAAAATTCCGCCCTCCATCGGCTTACCGTCCAACTCCACGGACCCACCGGCCGGCACCCGCTTGAGCCCCTGCGAGCAACCTACGGGGACGAGCAGCGCGACGGCACAAAGACCGATTAGCGCGTGCAACCCCCGGCGGACGAGGTATGAAGACAAGATAGCCTCCGATCAAATGCGATGAGTTCGGCGGCCCCCGAGACGGTCGGTTGGCGAGCCATAAAGTAGGGATCGGTGGTCATATTTCCGCCGATTGAAATCATCCGTTTTGAGTTTTTTTCGTGTCGGGAGCGGGCGGGACCGCTGTCCCGCCCGCCGGAATGATCATCTCACGGTTTCACACCGTATGCCCGACCGTGTTATGTCACACCGATCACCAGTCGCTGCCGAGGACGTTGCCGTCGATCGGGTTGCAGGCGTTGATCCAGGTGGTTGACGACATGCCCGAGGCGACCGTGCGGACGCTGCCGTCCCCGAGACCGACGAGCATGGCGCCGGTGTGGGGCGAGGTCAGGATCGACGGGCTACAGTTGCCGGTCGCCGGGGTGATCTGGAACGGCAGGTTCCCGGAGGCGAAGTCCGGGTAGCCGTAAATGTAAACCCCGATCTCGTTCCCGTTCGGTGCCCCGCCCGTGGGAGCCCCCGCGTAGTTGCCGGAGGAATCGCGGGCGGTATTGTTGGCCGCATACGTCGGCCAACCGAAGGCGGGGATCGGGTGCTGGGTGCCCGTGAAGTAAGGGTTCACGCCCCAGTCGACGTAATTCGCCGCGGCCCAACCCACGTTGGACCCGTTACAGTTCTCGACGTGGTGGGCGAGGATGATCGTGTTCGAGAGCCCGTCCGGCATCGCGTTGATCAGGGGCTTGTTGATGTTCGGGTCGAACACCATGATGTTGGCCCGGTAGCCGGTGGTGCCCCACAGTGTCCCGAGTGGCGACCCGCCGGAGGCGTAAGAACCCGGGTCCAGGTGCGTCGGGTTCGTCGAGTCGGACGGGCACAGGTAAGTTTTGACGGTGGTCACGGCGACGTAGTCGCTGAAATAGACGAACCCGTCGTTCGCGACGGTGGAATTCGAACTCGTTCCCATCGTGTAAAGCGCCGTCTGCTCGATGAACGGTAGGAGGTCGGTGAACAGAGTGCGCTCGTTCCAGTTCCCGTAAGTCGCGAACCCCTTGTTGCTGAACCACATCCCGGGAAGTTTCTGATACGTGTTTTCGTAGTTGTGGGCGGCCAGGCCGATCTGCTTGATGTTGTTCGAACACGTCATGCGGGCGGCCGCCTCGCGGACCTTTTGGACCGCGGGCAGGAGCAGGCCGATCAGGATCGCGATGATCGCGATGACGACCAGTAATTCGATCAGCGTAAACGCGCGGCGACCGACCCGCGCCCGTTGGCAGGAGGAAATAGGCATGGAAGATCTCGTGGACGACAGAAACGAATGGTGTCGAAAGGAAGGCTAATCCACTCGCTAGGGCAAAGGAAATGCCGGACGAGGACTCGCCCCTTGAAATCTAGCGCAAGGTCTTGCCGCGAAGATTATTAGCCTGGCGGCGTAATTTTCGCCGCCATATCCGATGCTGGAACGACCGACTGTCTTTCCAGCACGTTTCGCCGAGATTGCGCGCAATCTGACAACTCGTAACGAAGTCGTCCCGTGGCATCGCCGTCGGATATGAAGTGTGAGAATTGAAGGGGAGAAGCACGCCGGGCCGCGGTTTTGTACCGCGGCCCGACTTATGAACATGCTTTCATTTCCCGGCGACTTACTTCTTGGGCGGGGTCTGTTGCAGGGCGACGACCAGCACCTGGATCTTGGCCTCGATCCCGTACCCGAGGGACAGCGGGACTTCGGTCAGGGTGTTGGCTTCCTTGATGTGGTGTTCGAGCTTGACCATTTCGTGCTCGACCATCAGGTTCTTGCCCTTGAGGGTCTTGCTGATCTCGATCGGGCCGATCGAGCCGTACAGGTGGCCATCCTCGGTCGCGTTCGCCTCGATCGTGAGGCTGGTGAGCCGGCTGATCTGTTCGGCGAGAACCTTGAGGTCCGCGACCTTGGCGTCGCGGGCCTTCTGGACCTTGATCTTGTACCGCTCCAGCAACTTCAGGTTGTGGGCGGTCGGGATCACGGCCAGGCTGTTCGGCAGGAGGTAGTTCCGGGCGTACCCGGCCTTGACCTCGACGAGGTCGCCTTGCTTGCCGAGGTGCTGCACGTCCTCGATCAACACGATCTGGGTGCCGCCGTGGGTGCCCTTCGGCACCTGCTGCCGCTTCTTCACCTTCGGCTGCGGTAACTTCTTTTCCGTCTTGTCGGCGGCCTTGGTCTTGGCCTTGGTGGTCGTTTTGGCCATCGGAGGAAGCCTTTAGGAGTATCCGCGGGTCGGGAGCTTGTGACCGGCCCGCGCGGGATCTTCGGAATTAAAACGGGATGTCGCCCTGGTCGCCGTGATCGTCCTGTTCGACGGGCGGCCGACTCCCCCCGGTCTTCGGGGGCGGGCCGAACGACCCGCGGTTGGCGGGCGGTCGCGGCGGGGCGTCCATCTCTTCGTCGCCGCCGCCACCCCCGCCCATCGGGTCCCCCCGCCGGTCCGCGGGTCGAGGAGTTGGAGGTTGTCGACGACGATCTTGTGCTTGGACCGCTTCTGGCCGGTCGTCTTGTCGTCCCACCGGTCGAGGTGCAACTTGCCTTCGATCATCACCTGCGAGCCCTTGCGGCAGCGGTCGCGAACAATATCGGCCAGCTTGCCGAATTCACCGCGGTTGAACGCTTCCGCGTCGATGAACATCGGGTCGTCTTCCCACTGACCTGTCTGACTATTCTTGCGGCGGTTGGTCACCGCAAAGCCGAACGACGCTACCATGCCGCCGTTCGCGAAGGCGCGGGTTTCCGGGTCGCGGGTGAGCCGGCCGATCAGGATCACTTTGTTCAGGTTCGCCACGGTCTGTCCTCCGATCGGCCCCACCCCAAGGGGAAGTTTTAGGTATTCAGGGAAGTCGTGTGAGCGGGGTCGAGCCGTTATTTAGAGGTTACGCGAAACAAGTACCGCGGTACAAGGTTCGTAAACGATTTCGGTGCGGCCGAACCTGACGCCAGGCCGAGCAGCTGTTACTCGGGCTTATCGCCGTCGCGACGCCGGCGGGGTCCGCCGCCGCCACCACCGCCGAAGCCGCCGCCGCTGATGCCGGCCGGGATGCCGTCCATCTCCACCCCGTCACCCAGGTTCGGGGTGACGTCCGTCGGGGCGGTTTCGTCCTGCATCCCGCGGACCGCGAAGGCCGCGCCGGTGTCGTTCTTGGCGACGTCCAGAATCGCTTCGGCCCACTTCGGGTCGACGTTCAACGTCATCTGCCGCAGAACACTTTCGTTGATGGCAAGGTCGCGTTCCAGTTCCCGCTGTTTCAGGCTGTCCATCTTGTAATAAACGATGTGGAAGGCGCCCTTCTTCTGCTTCTTGATCGGGTACGCCAACTTCCGGTCGTCCCACGGGCGGCTGACCACGATCTCCGCCCCGTACCGCTCCAGCGTGGTGTGGAGCTGGCCCTTGACCCCGTCCGGGTCGGTGGAGAGCTTGGTGGAGTCGAGCAGGAAGAGCGTTTCGTACAGTTCTACAGACATCGAATCCTCAGCCGGATGACCCGGCAGCGTGGTTACCGTGGCTCATGTGGCCAGGTCACCCCTGTCCCACACGACCC from Fimbriiglobus ruber carries:
- the rpsF gene encoding 30S ribosomal protein S6 is translated as MSVELYETLFLLDSTKLSTDPDGVKGQLHTTLERYGAEIVVSRPWDDRKLAYPIKKQKKGAFHIVYYKMDSLKQRELERDLAINESVLRQMTLNVDPKWAEAILDVAKNDTGAAFAVRGMQDETAPTDVTPNLGDGVEMDGIPAGISGGGFGGGGGGGPRRRRDGDKPE
- the rplI gene encoding 50S ribosomal protein L9, whose amino-acid sequence is MAKTTTKAKTKAADKTEKKLPQPKVKKRQQVPKGTHGGTQIVLIEDVQHLGKQGDLVEVKAGYARNYLLPNSLAVIPTAHNLKLLERYKIKVQKARDAKVADLKVLAEQISRLTSLTIEANATEDGHLYGSIGPIEISKTLKGKNLMVEHEMVKLEHHIKEANTLTEVPLSLGYGIEAKIQVLVVALQQTPPKK
- a CDS encoding single-stranded DNA-binding protein, giving the protein MANLNKVILIGRLTRDPETRAFANGGMVASFGFAVTNRRKNSQTGQWEDDPMFIDAEAFNRGEFGKLADIVRDRCRKGSQVMIEGKLHLDRWDDKTTGQKRSKHKIVVDNLQLLDPRTGGGTRWAGVAAATKRWTPRRDRPPTAGRSARPRRPGGVGRPSNRTITATRATSRFNSEDPARAGHKLPTRGYS
- a CDS encoding DUF1559 domain-containing protein, which translates into the protein MPISSCQRARVGRRAFTLIELLVVIAIIAILIGLLLPAVQKVREAAARMTCSNNIKQIGLAAHNYENTYQKLPGMWFSNKGFATYGNWNERTLFTDLLPFIEQTALYTMGTSSNSTVANDGFVYFSDYVAVTTVKTYLCPSDSTNPTHLDPGSYASGGSPLGTLWGTTGYRANIMVFDPNINKPLINAMPDGLSNTIILAHHVENCNGSNVGWAAANYVDWGVNPYFTGTQHPIPAFGWPTYAANNTARDSSGNYAGAPTGGAPNGNEIGVYIYGYPDFASGNLPFQITPATGNCSPSILTSPHTGAMLVGLGDGSVRTVASGMSSTTWINACNPIDGNVLGSDW